From Scomber scombrus chromosome 21, fScoSco1.1, whole genome shotgun sequence, one genomic window encodes:
- the msrb1b gene encoding methionine-R-sulfoxide reductase B1b encodes MSFCQFSGGEIYKDHFKQGMYVCSKCSHPLFSSRSKFAHSSPWPAFTDTIREDSVTKMMETLTVFKVLCGKCGNGLGHEFVNDGPEEGVSRF; translated from the exons ATGTCTTTCTGTCAGTTTTCTGGCGGTGAGATCTACAAGGATCATTTCAAACAAG GTATGTATGTGTGCTCCAAGTGTAGCCATCCACTGTTTTCCAGTCGCTCTAAGTTCGCCCACTCGTCTCCCTGGCCTGCTTTCACCGACACCATCAGAGAGGACAGCGTCACCAAGATGATGGAGACTCTAACCGTCTTCAAG GTTCTTTGTGGCAAATGTGGCAACGGGCTGGGCCACGAGTTTGTGAATGACGGCCCGGAGGAGGGAGTGTCACGATTTTGA
- the neurl2 gene encoding neuralized-like protein 2 yields MECFSDQFMEFHPIHGRNVQLDQSGTQATRVESFANGVCFSKNSLKPGEIFLIEIEDKELGWCGHLRVGLTATDPINLEEVPEYSIPDLTDLGDSWVFAITRNHNKIIEEVNAEAGGQEAGEVALAGGRRLGRGEDEDGGEGNNSRPKTFFTDSHLHIDNFRIPRDKLVGRSRPGRFSHILDDLYKTNTLPPTARRSRIGVLYVPKGQELADMHIVINGEDMGASAKGIPTIQPLYAVVDVFAATKCVRIVQVEYGFCSLQTLCRKVIQKHIVHRMAIDWLELPEALKHYCKYE; encoded by the exons ATGGAGTGCTTTTCTGACCAGTTCATGGAGTTCCACCCAATCCATGGAAGAAATGTACAGCTGGACCAGTCAGGAACCCAGGCGACTCGGGTGGAGAGCTTTGCTAATGGGGTGTGTTTCAGCAAAAACTCCCTGAAACCGGGGGAGATTTTTCTCATAGAAATTGAGGACAAAGAGCTTGGCTGGTGCGGCCACCTCCGAGTCGGCCTGACCGCCACGGACCCCATAAACTTAGAGGAGGTGCCTGAGTATTCCATCCCAGACCTGACAGATCTGGGCGACAGCTGGGTATTTGCCATCACTCGCAACCACAACAAGATCATAGAGGAGGTGAATGCAGAAGCAGGTGGCCAAGAGGCTGGAGAAGTAGCACTTGCTGGGGGGCGGAGGCTCGGGAGGGGGGAGGATGAAGATGGAGGAGAAGGTAATAACAGCAGACCAAAGACTTTTTTCACTGACTCTCACTTGCATATTGACAATTTTCGGATCCCCAGAGACAAGCTGGTGGGCCGCAGTCGGCCCGGACGCTTCAGCCACATTCTGGATGACTTGTATAAGACAAACACACTACCTCCCACTGCCAGACGCAGCCGAATAGGAGTACTGTATGTGCCTAAAGGGCAAGAACTTGCTGACATGCACATTGTTATCAATGGTGAGGACATGGGAGCCTCTGCAAAGGGGATCCCCACCATCCAGCCTCTGTATGCTGTGGTGGATGTTTTTGCTGCTACAAAGTGTGTCAGAATTGTCCAGGTGGAGTACGGAT TCTGCTCATTGCAGACATTGTGCAGAAAAGTCATCCAGAAACACATCGTCCACAGGATGGCCATTGACTGGCTGGAGCTGCCAGAGGCACTAAAGCACTACTGCAAGTACGAGTGA